A window of Psychrobium sp. MM17-31 genomic DNA:
CGAACTAAAAGACCCACCTAAAACTAAATATATTTCAGGCAGCAATAAAAAACTTTAGGAAGAGTGATATACCCAAGCTACTTCAAGACTTGCTGAAGACTAGCATCTTAAGGTGGCTTGGGTATACAAGTTAGTCAGCAACCGAATGGCTGATTAGTTTTGATTGATGCAAAGCACTCGGTTTATCAAATAGATACCCTTGAAAATACTCGATATTGAGAGTGCACAATGTTTCATAAATAGATTGGTTGGCAACATATTCAGCAACTACTTTAACGCCGAGCGCATGACAAATCTCTACAATGGCCTTTACTGTCACAAAATGGCGTTGGTTTATATCGATATCTCGAACGAGAGAGCCATCAATTTTGACAATATCAACAGGGATTTGCGTTAAATAATTAAAATTTGAGTAGCCGCTACCAAAGTCATCAATCGCCAGATGGCAATTAAAGCGTTTAATTAGCGCTAAAAACGCCGTAAAAAATTCACTTTCAATATCTAAACTATCTGACTCTACTAACTCGATAGTTACTCGACTGCCACATTGATATTGCTCAAGCAGTTGCTCTAGTAACCCCATAGTTACGGCATCGCAGATATCCATATAGGTTACATTGAGAGAAAAACGCTGCGTAGAATCAGCAAAGTAAGCAAATGCCTTTTCAAAAACTAACTGAGTTAACTTGTTATAAAGTTTGGCTTTACAGGCATAGTCCAAAAAGAAATACGGAGAGGTGAAGATGTCTTTCTCATGATCGTGATGGCGCATCAAAACTTCAGTTGAATACGTATTTTGTTCACGGTCAAAAATCTTTTGACCAAATATCGCAAAGCCATCACTTTGCAATGCATGTTTAATACTTTGAGTCCAACCTACTGTTTCTTCAATAGCTCTTAATAGCTTTCGCTGTGGTTTGTAAACATTAATTTTTGCGCAACTACCTTCCGCGAGTTTAATCGCGTGAATTGCGTTAATGTATGGATCCATTCCAGCAAAGTTTTCAGCCACGCCAACAAACAAAGATAAATTCATTGTTTTGTTTTGGCATTCGAATCCAGTTTCTTCAAAGCGATTAGCCATCTTTTTACAAAAATCAGCGAAGCTTTCGATACTATTATGCACTTTAGAAACTAAGGTAAACTGATATTCGCCAGTGCGATACAACGTTAAATCTCTAGTCACTAACGAGCGTAAATGGCTGACAATATCTCGTAATAGTTCGGTAAATTGCTGCTTGGTGGTAATTTGATTAATAGCTTCGAGTTCGTAAACATCTAATACAGCTAACTTAGCGCCTAGTGCTTTCTTAAGATCGCTATATAGTTTGGTTTTATTTGGCAAACGAGACTGACGATCTGTATTTTGAAAAACGATAACTTTTTCTTTTTCGATAAGACTCGTAATGTCGTTACGAATTGCAATGTATTCGACGATTTCACCATCAGTATTAAAAATCGGGCTAATGGTAGAATCAACAAAGTAACTCTCGCCATTCTTTTTACGGTTTTGGATAACACCTTGCCAGATTTTTCCAGCACGTATCGTCAGCCAGAGATCTTTAAATAAAGCCTTAGGGACATCGGGGTGATTAATCACGCTATGATCGCGACCTAACAGCTCTTCCATTTCGTAGCCAGAAATATCACAGAACTTTTTATTGGCATAAACGATCTTGCCTGCGGCGTCTGTTTTAGACACGATCGAACTAAAATCAATGACTTTTTTATGCTCATTGAGCAAATTGTAATTTATGGAATCGATGGCGCGGTTGTTTTCTAAGTCACCGCCAAACTCCTTTTGTAGCGCCTTAATGTCAATTACGCTAGCAAGCACCATTCGCTTATTTTGGTAGGAAATATCCAATAGGCGTACATAGGCCTCATTCAGCTGCCCGTCTTGGCTTCGATGCGTCCAGAAAAACTCAGCATGGCCATCTCGGTAACATTTTTCTCTAAAATGTGCAGCCTTGGAGACAGAGCTTTGGCCATCTGGCTGATATTCTGGAGCAAGCTCGGTAGGATGAATAGAGACACACTTTGATTTATCGTTAAAACCCAAATAAGCTGCGGCGGCGGGGTTACAGTCTAAGATACGATTATTTGCTAATACATAAATAGGGATAGCTGCGCGTTCATAGGCCGCCGACGAGATATATTCACTCAGATTGGTGTATTTATTTTGAGAGGAATTATTCAATGCTATACCTACGATAAACCAGCGACTGTCAGATACTAATCAAATTCAGTTTAGCATCCTGCTGAAAAAGCTCCGCAATGTATATTTTATATTTTTTCGAATAAAGACTAAATTGATCGGTATCAACTCACAGTATATTAACGGCAATTAACTCTAGTTAGAACTAATTTATTCTAGTGCTTTAGGTTAACAGTTGAGATTTAGTCTTAAAAGGAAAGGGAGTTGGCCGATAAGCCGGGTTTTGTCGTGGGCAATCATTCGTCTAGGCCTGCAATTGCTCACAGGCTCAAGCAACCTACCCGGTTTCAACGCGAGCAACGCCATATGAAACCCTATTTGGTCTTGCTCCGGGTGGAGTTTACCTTGCAACGAACTGTTACCAGTCGCCCGGTGCGCTCTTACCGCACCCTTTCACCCTTACCTGTACCATCCTATAAATAGAAAGGCCATCGGCGGTCTTCTCTCTGCTGCACTTGTCGTAGGCTCGCGCCCCCCAGAAGTTATCTGGCACCCTGCTCTTTGGAGCCCGGACTTTCCTCCCCGTTAATACAAGTATTAACGCAGCGATTGCCTGGCCAACTCCGAGCGCGGATTATACGGCAAGCATTTCAAAATTCATAGAATTTGATAAAATTAGATTTAGTGATGTGATCTTTCATCACATTATGGTTTTATATATTAAGAACACCGCAAGACACTGGGGTCAAACATGGTTATACAAAGTGAGGGATACTCTTCATTAATTGAGTATTTATGTGAAAACATAGCAGTTTTTGGCCCGTCTGAATCAGAGCATCATCAACCGATGACAATTAAGCTCTACATTAGATACCAACTAGTAGAACAAATGTCCTTACTCTTTGAGCAGAATAAAGGGCTCATTGAGCAAGAAAAAATTTACATTGTTGAAGAGTTTGATAAAGCTTACGACGACTTATGTGAAGTACTAGGCCAAAACGTCAACAATAAAATCACCGAAAGTCAGCGCGCCTTTATCACTGACTTTGCGGGATTATTAAAGAACCTATTCGATGCACAGCTAGAGCCAGTTTAAAGCCCTAGCTCAAGCCCTGTTTTATACAGGGCATTTTTTTTGCCACCATATAATTTAGCCACTAATGCCGCCGCTTTTTTAAGTGGTAATTCCTCGCTCAATAATTTAAGCGCATCAATTACTTCAGGTGCAATGGTTTCATCGTTAGCTTTATAACCAGCAACCATCACCACCATTTCACCACGTTGATTATTTTCATCACTTCTGAGCCATTCCAGTAAATCACCTGCTGGTGCACCGTGAATAGTTTCGAACGTTTTAGTCAACTCGCGAGCCAATACAATATGGCGCTCGCCACCAAATACTGCAATCATATCGCTAATCGTATCGACAATACGGCGTGGTGACTCATAAAACACCATGGTGCGCGGCTCACTCTTTAAATTAGCCAACTGAGATTGACGGCCTGCACTTTTCGCGACTAAAAAGCCTTCAAACGCAAAACGATCTGTTGCCACCCCAGCTGCGCTAAGCGCGGTAATTGCCGCACAGGCTCCCGGTAAAGGAACAACTTTAAAACCTGCATCGCGAATACCATTAACAAGATGATAGCCAGGATCACTAATCAACGGCGTTCCAGCATCAGATACTAAGGCAATTGACTGCCCCTGCTCGAGCTTGTTAACCAGTGTTTGTACCCGAGCGCGCTCATTGTGATCATGTACCGACATAGTTTGAGTTGTAATATTGTGATGACTCAATAATTTGCCAGTATGACGGGTATCTTCAGCACAAATTAAATCGACTTGTTCGAGAACCGTTAAGGCTCGTAAGGTAATATCTGCCATATTCCCGATTGGAGTCGGCACGATATACAATGTTGCGCTGGATAATTCCATGAACTTCCTCAATGATTACTGTCTTAACTGACAGTTTGTTATACACTTAACCGACTATTGTAACAGAGAGAAATATTGTGTTTAAACTTTCCTATGGCAAAGGCTGTAAACAATTATCTTGTATTGCGGCGGTTTGCTTAACACTTTGGGGCTGTGGCTCAACCCCGACAACTAATGCACCACGCACCACCAATGTTATTAGCCTGGGACAAGCAACACAATCTCACGAGTATTACGCCAATAAAGCAGTGCAATCATCTGGCATCAGTCAACAGGCTTATCGCTTACTCGCTCTTCGCGCGGCGTTGAATAACGGACAACTAGAAGCAGCGGATAGTTATTTAGGTCAACTGCCTAGTAGTGCGATGCTAAACGACAATCACCGCCTAGAATTACAACTGTTACAAAGCCTACGCTTTGCCTATGCCGATGATTTAACGCTAGCAATTGCAACATTGACTCCATCGTCAACTTGGCAAGTTGCCCCACAACGATTAGCGTCGGTTTATCAACAACGTGCTAATTTTCATGCCCAGAATCAAGCCCCACTTATAGCTGCGAGCGATTTGATAAAAGCATTATCACTTTCCCAAGATGAAGACTCAAGAGCAGCACTGCGGCAAGCAATATGGCAAGAATATCAACTGATTTCTACTGAAGACTTAACCACACAATTAACCAATACCAGTGACCGAGAAGAGTCTGGTTGGCTCGCGCTCGCAGTCATCGAAAAAAACGCATTGCAGTCGCCAGAAGCGCTTAAGCAACAACTTATGCAATGGTCAAGTGACTACCCAAATCACTCCGCGAGTAATCATCTGCCGGAGCGCTTAGTAGCTGCCGCCAGCGTTGTACCTTATGCACCTCAAAAAATTAGCGTGATCCTACCACTCACAGGTCGCTATGCCAGACTCGGACAAGCGGTACAAAATGGCTTGTTAAGCAACCTGATGCAGAATAATAGCGAGCAAGACATTACGCTTATAGATAGTAACGAATTAGGAGCTCAGGCAGCCTACCAACAGGCTATCGATGATGAAGCACAATTCATAATTGGCCCCCTGTTAAAAAATAATGTCGAGCAAGTAAGTGCAATAGAGACAGAGATCCCGACCTTATTCCTCAATGCGCCACAGGAGCTCAACGCAGCATCAAATCAATTTTATTTCGCCCTTGATAGAGAAAGTGAAGCATTGCAAGGCGCTCGTTATATTTTTGAGCAAGGCAAAGAGCATCCAGTAGTCGTTGCACCAGATAATGTGCGCGGCCATCAGATCAGCAAACTATTTTCACAGCAGTGGCTAGAGCTTCACGAAGGCGATATTGAAGCCGACGATGTCGAAGTAATTTACTTTAAAAAAGACAGTGAATTAAAAGCGACAATTGAACAACTCTTTGAAACAGATAAGTCACAGGCGCGCATTAACACCATGCGCTACTTAGTCGGCACTAAAATGCAGGCTGAAACCCATTCAAGACGCGATATCGACGCTATTTATTTAGTTGCAAACCCTAAACAAACAGCGATGCTAATGCCCTCGGTAAAAGTTACCGTTAGTGCCTACGCCAGTGAAGTTCCTGTTTTTGTCGGCTCCGGCGGTAATGCTTACCAAATAACAGATGGCGGGTTAACACATCTCAACCAACTTACTGTTAGTGAAATCCCTTGGTTACTCTCTACCAGTAATGACCTGTCGCCAAGCGAAGTGCAAAATTTATGGCCGAAGATGAAACAAAGTCAGATGCGCCTATTTGCAATGGGACATGATGCCTATAGTTTGATCGCGAAATTAGCACAGATGAAACTATTTCCTGAATATCACCTCGAAGGCTTGAGTGGCCAACTCAACCTCGACCAAGACAGTAAAATAAACCGTCAGATGTCATGGGCACAATTTCAGCGAGGACGACTGAAAAAAATCCAGTAGAGGGAAAGAAATGCGA
This region includes:
- a CDS encoding penicillin-binding protein activator; the encoded protein is MFKLSYGKGCKQLSCIAAVCLTLWGCGSTPTTNAPRTTNVISLGQATQSHEYYANKAVQSSGISQQAYRLLALRAALNNGQLEAADSYLGQLPSSAMLNDNHRLELQLLQSLRFAYADDLTLAIATLTPSSTWQVAPQRLASVYQQRANFHAQNQAPLIAASDLIKALSLSQDEDSRAALRQAIWQEYQLISTEDLTTQLTNTSDREESGWLALAVIEKNALQSPEALKQQLMQWSSDYPNHSASNHLPERLVAAASVVPYAPQKISVILPLTGRYARLGQAVQNGLLSNLMQNNSEQDITLIDSNELGAQAAYQQAIDDEAQFIIGPLLKNNVEQVSAIETEIPTLFLNAPQELNAASNQFYFALDRESEALQGARYIFEQGKEHPVVVAPDNVRGHQISKLFSQQWLELHEGDIEADDVEVIYFKKDSELKATIEQLFETDKSQARINTMRYLVGTKMQAETHSRRDIDAIYLVANPKQTAMLMPSVKVTVSAYASEVPVFVGSGGNAYQITDGGLTHLNQLTVSEIPWLLSTSNDLSPSEVQNLWPKMKQSQMRLFAMGHDAYSLIAKLAQMKLFPEYHLEGLSGQLNLDQDSKINRQMSWAQFQRGRLKKIQ
- the rsmI gene encoding 16S rRNA (cytidine(1402)-2'-O)-methyltransferase, which codes for MELSSATLYIVPTPIGNMADITLRALTVLEQVDLICAEDTRHTGKLLSHHNITTQTMSVHDHNERARVQTLVNKLEQGQSIALVSDAGTPLISDPGYHLVNGIRDAGFKVVPLPGACAAITALSAAGVATDRFAFEGFLVAKSAGRQSQLANLKSEPRTMVFYESPRRIVDTISDMIAVFGGERHIVLARELTKTFETIHGAPAGDLLEWLRSDENNQRGEMVVMVAGYKANDETIAPEVIDALKLLSEELPLKKAAALVAKLYGGKKNALYKTGLELGL
- a CDS encoding DUF3802 family protein, encoding MVIQSEGYSSLIEYLCENIAVFGPSESEHHQPMTIKLYIRYQLVEQMSLLFEQNKGLIEQEKIYIVEEFDKAYDDLCEVLGQNVNNKITESQRAFITDFAGLLKNLFDAQLEPV
- a CDS encoding bifunctional diguanylate cyclase/phosphodiesterase — encoded protein: MNNSSQNKYTNLSEYISSAAYERAAIPIYVLANNRILDCNPAAAAYLGFNDKSKCVSIHPTELAPEYQPDGQSSVSKAAHFREKCYRDGHAEFFWTHRSQDGQLNEAYVRLLDISYQNKRMVLASVIDIKALQKEFGGDLENNRAIDSINYNLLNEHKKVIDFSSIVSKTDAAGKIVYANKKFCDISGYEMEELLGRDHSVINHPDVPKALFKDLWLTIRAGKIWQGVIQNRKKNGESYFVDSTISPIFNTDGEIVEYIAIRNDITSLIEKEKVIVFQNTDRQSRLPNKTKLYSDLKKALGAKLAVLDVYELEAINQITTKQQFTELLRDIVSHLRSLVTRDLTLYRTGEYQFTLVSKVHNSIESFADFCKKMANRFEETGFECQNKTMNLSLFVGVAENFAGMDPYINAIHAIKLAEGSCAKINVYKPQRKLLRAIEETVGWTQSIKHALQSDGFAIFGQKIFDREQNTYSTEVLMRHHDHEKDIFTSPYFFLDYACKAKLYNKLTQLVFEKAFAYFADSTQRFSLNVTYMDICDAVTMGLLEQLLEQYQCGSRVTIELVESDSLDIESEFFTAFLALIKRFNCHLAIDDFGSGYSNFNYLTQIPVDIVKIDGSLVRDIDINQRHFVTVKAIVEICHALGVKVVAEYVANQSIYETLCTLNIEYFQGYLFDKPSALHQSKLISHSVAD